Proteins encoded in a region of the Pseudomonas putida genome:
- a CDS encoding enoyl-CoA hydratase, producing the protein MAFETILLDIHGKVGLITLNRPQALNALNAQIVGEINQALDQLERDPNIGCVVLTGSAKAFAAGADIKEMAELQYPQIYVDDLFSDADRIANRRKPIIAAVSGFALGGGCELAMMCDFILAADNAKFGQPEINLGVLPGMGGTQRLTRAVGKAKAMELCLTGRLMGAEEAERAGLVARIVPQAELLEEALKVAATIASKSIPVSMMVKESVNRAFEVTLSEGVRFERRVFHAAFSTEDQKEGMAAFIAKREAQFKDR; encoded by the coding sequence ATGGCATTCGAAACCATCCTGTTGGACATCCACGGCAAGGTCGGCCTGATCACCCTCAACCGCCCGCAAGCCCTCAATGCGCTGAACGCGCAGATTGTCGGCGAGATCAACCAGGCCCTTGACCAGCTCGAGCGTGACCCGAATATCGGTTGCGTGGTGCTGACAGGTTCGGCCAAGGCCTTTGCCGCTGGCGCCGACATCAAGGAAATGGCCGAACTGCAATACCCGCAGATCTATGTCGACGACCTGTTCAGCGATGCTGACCGCATTGCCAACCGGCGCAAGCCGATCATCGCGGCGGTCTCCGGCTTCGCGCTGGGCGGCGGCTGCGAGTTGGCGATGATGTGTGACTTTATCCTCGCCGCCGACAACGCCAAGTTCGGTCAACCGGAAATCAACCTTGGCGTGTTGCCGGGCATGGGCGGTACCCAGCGTCTGACCCGTGCCGTGGGTAAGGCCAAGGCCATGGAACTGTGCCTGACTGGCCGCCTGATGGGGGCTGAAGAGGCTGAGAGGGCTGGCTTGGTGGCGCGAATCGTGCCGCAGGCGGAGTTGCTGGAAGAGGCGCTTAAGGTGGCTGCGACCATTGCCAGCAAATCGATCCCGGTGAGCATGATGGTCAAGGAGAGCGTTAACCGAGCGTTTGAAGTTACCCTCAGCGAGGGCGTGCGCTTTGAACGCCGGGTCTTCCATGCGGCTTTCTCCACTGAAGACCAAAAAGAAGGCATGGCCGCCTTCATCGCCAAGCGCGAGGCGCAGTTCAAGGATCGTTGA
- a CDS encoding monovalent cation/H+ antiporter subunit D: MSGMSQLIVAPILLPLITASVMLLLGEKHRHIKARLNLLSTFAGLVIAVSLLLWVRTQGQAESIGVYLPGNWPAPFGIVLVVDHLSALLLTLTGVIGFSALLFARARWDGAGASFHALFQIQLMGLYGAFLTADLFNLFVFFEVLLAASYGLLLHGSGRARVRAGLHYIAINLFASSLFLIGAAMLYGVTGTLNMADLALKIPLVPEADRGLLHAGAAILAMAFLVKAGIWPLNFWLVPAYASASAPVAALFAIMTKVGLYAVLRLWTLLFSGQAGASAHFGGEWLVYGGLVTLAVAAVSILAAQRLERMAALSILVSAGTLLGAVGFAQSALTGAALFYLVNSTLALCALFLLAELVERSRSANEAPLDEEEDAMPPPLESLHPPKGINLDDEQKAVIGQIIPWTMAFLGLSFIACALLIIGMPPLSGFVAKLNLISALFNPLGLGVPAEQPLSVAGWGLVALLILSGLASLIAFGRVGIQRFWKPEERPSPVLRRYECLPIVILLGLCIILSLKAEPLLRYTQDTAASLQAPDAYIEAVMAARPIPGPTTLDVQVQP; encoded by the coding sequence ATGAGTGGCATGAGTCAACTGATCGTCGCCCCCATTCTGCTGCCGCTGATTACTGCATCGGTGATGTTGCTGCTGGGTGAAAAGCACAGGCATATCAAGGCCAGGCTGAACCTGCTGTCAACCTTCGCCGGCCTGGTCATCGCGGTCTCTCTGCTGCTGTGGGTGCGGACCCAGGGCCAGGCAGAGTCGATAGGCGTGTACCTGCCGGGTAACTGGCCGGCGCCATTCGGCATCGTGCTGGTGGTGGACCACTTGTCTGCGCTCTTGCTGACCCTGACCGGGGTCATCGGTTTCAGTGCGCTACTGTTTGCCCGTGCCCGCTGGGACGGCGCCGGGGCCAGCTTCCATGCGCTGTTCCAGATCCAGCTGATGGGCCTGTACGGGGCCTTCCTCACCGCCGACCTGTTCAACCTGTTCGTGTTCTTCGAAGTGCTGCTGGCCGCCTCCTATGGCCTGCTGCTGCATGGCTCGGGTCGCGCTCGGGTGCGCGCCGGCCTGCACTACATCGCCATCAACCTGTTCGCCTCATCGTTGTTCCTGATCGGCGCAGCAATGCTGTATGGCGTGACCGGTACCTTGAACATGGCCGATCTGGCACTGAAGATTCCACTGGTACCGGAGGCCGACCGTGGCCTGCTGCATGCCGGCGCGGCAATCCTGGCCATGGCCTTCCTGGTCAAGGCCGGTATCTGGCCGCTGAACTTCTGGCTGGTGCCAGCCTACGCCTCGGCCAGTGCGCCGGTGGCTGCGCTGTTCGCCATCATGACCAAAGTCGGCCTGTACGCCGTGCTGCGCCTGTGGACGCTGCTGTTCTCCGGGCAGGCCGGAGCCTCGGCGCATTTCGGCGGCGAGTGGCTGGTGTACGGCGGCCTGGTCACTCTGGCGGTGGCAGCAGTATCGATCCTTGCCGCACAGCGCCTGGAGCGCATGGCGGCCCTGAGCATACTGGTCTCGGCCGGCACCCTGCTCGGCGCCGTCGGCTTTGCCCAGTCGGCGCTGACCGGCGCGGCGTTGTTCTATCTGGTCAACTCGACCCTCGCGCTGTGCGCACTGTTCCTGCTCGCTGAACTGGTCGAGCGTTCGCGCTCGGCCAATGAAGCACCGCTGGACGAAGAAGAAGACGCCATGCCCCCACCGCTGGAATCGCTGCACCCGCCCAAAGGCATCAACCTCGACGATGAGCAGAAGGCGGTGATCGGCCAGATCATCCCGTGGACCATGGCCTTCCTCGGCCTCAGCTTCATCGCTTGTGCGCTGCTGATCATCGGCATGCCGCCGCTGTCGGGTTTTGTCGCCAAGCTCAACCTTATCAGCGCGCTATTCAACCCACTGGGCCTCGGCGTGCCCGCCGAACAGCCGCTGAGTGTGGCCGGCTGGGGTCTCGTGGCCTTGCTGATCCTCTCCGGTTTGGCCTCGCTGATCGCCTTCGGCCGCGTTGGCATCCAGCGTTTCTGGAAACCCGAAGAACGGCCCTCGCCGGTACTGCGCCGCTATGAGTGCCTGCCAATCGTCATCCTGCTCGGCCTGTGCATCATACTCAGCCTCAAGGCCGAGCCGTTGCTGCGCTACACCCAGGACACAGCTGCCAGCCTGCAGGCCCCGGACGCCTATATCGAAGCCGTGATGGCCGCCCGGCCGATTCCTGGCCCCACCACGCTCGACGTACAGGTGCAGCCATGA
- a CDS encoding TraR/DksA family transcriptional regulator gives MTKEQLLAMSADDYMNADQLAFFTELLQAMKVETHERIELSRTTIEGLDTPSDPADVASVEEERSWLVNAIDRDQRLLPQLEMALDRITDESFGWCDDSGEPIGLKRLLISPTTKYCIEAQERHEQLDRHQRQV, from the coding sequence ATGACCAAGGAACAGTTGCTGGCCATGTCGGCCGATGACTACATGAACGCCGACCAGCTGGCCTTCTTCACTGAGCTGCTGCAGGCGATGAAAGTCGAAACCCATGAACGCATCGAGCTCAGCCGCACCACCATCGAAGGCCTTGACACCCCGTCGGACCCTGCCGACGTGGCTTCGGTCGAAGAAGAACGTAGCTGGCTGGTAAATGCCATCGACCGCGACCAACGCCTGCTGCCACAGCTGGAAATGGCCCTGGACCGCATTACCGACGAAAGCTTCGGCTGGTGCGATGACAGTGGTGAGCCAATCGGCCTGAAGCGCCTGCTGATCAGCCCGACCACCAAGTACTGCATCGAAGCCCAGGAGCGCCACGAGCAGCTCGACCGCCACCAGCGCCAGGTATAA
- a CDS encoding Na+/H+ antiporter subunit E yields the protein MNRLFPAPLLSVSLFGLWLLLNLSVSPGNLLLGAALGVLAPLLMAPLRPQHAHVRRPLVIARLIARVGLDVIISNLLVARGVLRAGKQPPRSAFVHISLALRDAHGLAALSMITTVVPGTVWSELALDRSVLLLHVFDLEDEAAFIQHFKDTYERPLMEIFQ from the coding sequence ATGAACCGACTGTTCCCCGCCCCACTGCTGTCGGTCTCGCTGTTCGGCCTGTGGCTGTTGCTGAACCTCTCGGTAAGCCCTGGCAACCTGCTGCTAGGCGCCGCACTCGGCGTGCTGGCGCCGCTGCTGATGGCGCCCCTGCGTCCGCAGCATGCCCACGTACGCCGGCCACTGGTCATCGCCAGGCTGATCGCCCGGGTCGGCCTGGATGTAATCATCTCCAACCTGCTGGTTGCTCGTGGCGTGCTGCGTGCCGGCAAGCAGCCTCCACGCTCCGCGTTCGTCCACATATCGCTGGCACTGCGCGACGCGCACGGCCTGGCAGCGCTGTCGATGATTACCACGGTGGTACCGGGCACCGTCTGGTCCGAACTGGCGCTGGACCGCAGTGTCTTGCTGCTGCACGTGTTCGACCTGGAGGATGAAGCGGCCTTCATCCAACACTTCAAGGACACCTACGAACGCCCGCTGATGGAGATTTTCCAATGA
- a CDS encoding K+/H+ antiporter subunit F, whose amino-acid sequence MTGLLANAVLASLFIFALAMGLALIRLFRGPSAQDRVLALDYLYILAMLTMLVLGIRYASDTYFEGALLIALFGFVGSFALAKFLLRGEVIE is encoded by the coding sequence ATGACAGGCCTGCTCGCCAATGCTGTTCTCGCCAGCCTGTTCATCTTCGCCCTGGCCATGGGCCTGGCGCTGATCCGGCTGTTCCGTGGCCCATCCGCCCAGGACCGTGTGCTGGCGCTGGACTACCTGTACATCCTGGCCATGCTGACCATGCTGGTGCTGGGTATCCGCTATGCCAGTGACACCTATTTCGAGGGTGCCCTGCTGATTGCGCTGTTCGGCTTCGTCGGCTCGTTTGCCCTGGCCAAGTTCCTGCTGCGCGGTGAGGTGATCGAATGA
- a CDS encoding acyl-CoA dehydrogenase, which produces MLVTDEQQQIADAVRTFAQERLRPFAEQWDKEHRFPKEAIDEMAELGLFGMLVPEQWGGSDTGYVAYAMALEEIAAGDGACSTIMSVHNSVGCVPILRFGTEQQKARFLTPLASGAMLGAFALTEPQAGSDASSLKARARLDGDHYVLTGSKQFITSGQNAGVVIVFAVTDPDAGKRGISAFIVPTDSPGYQVARVEDKLGQHASDTCQIVFDNVRVPVVNRLGAEGEGYKIALANLEGGRIGIASQAVGMARAAFEVARDYANERQSFGKALIEHQAVAFRLADMATKIAVARQMVLHAAALRDAGRPALVEASMAKLFASEMAEKVCSDALQTLGGYGYLSDFPLERIYRDVRVCQIYEGTSDIQRMVIARNL; this is translated from the coding sequence ATGCTGGTAACTGACGAGCAACAACAGATAGCCGATGCGGTACGTACCTTCGCCCAGGAGCGCCTGAGACCGTTCGCCGAACAATGGGACAAGGAACATCGGTTCCCGAAAGAGGCCATTGACGAAATGGCCGAGCTGGGCCTGTTCGGCATGCTGGTGCCGGAGCAGTGGGGCGGCAGCGACACCGGTTATGTGGCCTATGCCATGGCCCTGGAAGAGATCGCCGCCGGTGATGGGGCCTGCTCGACCATCATGAGCGTGCACAACTCGGTCGGTTGCGTGCCGATCCTGCGTTTCGGCACCGAGCAGCAGAAAGCACGGTTTCTCACCCCGCTGGCCAGCGGTGCGATGCTCGGCGCCTTTGCCCTGACCGAACCGCAGGCGGGCTCCGATGCCAGCAGCCTGAAGGCCCGTGCGCGTCTGGACGGTGACCACTATGTGCTCACTGGCAGCAAGCAGTTCATCACCTCCGGGCAGAACGCCGGGGTGGTGATCGTGTTTGCCGTGACCGACCCGGACGCCGGCAAGCGCGGGATCAGCGCCTTCATCGTGCCCACCGATTCGCCGGGCTACCAGGTGGCGCGGGTGGAGGACAAGCTCGGCCAGCATGCATCCGACACCTGCCAGATCGTCTTCGACAACGTGCGTGTGCCGGTGGTCAACCGCCTGGGTGCAGAAGGCGAGGGCTACAAGATAGCCTTGGCCAACCTTGAAGGTGGCCGCATCGGTATCGCCTCGCAGGCGGTTGGCATGGCCCGGGCCGCGTTCGAAGTGGCGCGCGACTACGCCAACGAGCGGCAAAGCTTCGGCAAGGCGTTGATCGAGCACCAGGCTGTGGCCTTCCGCCTGGCCGACATGGCGACGAAAATCGCCGTTGCCCGGCAGATGGTGCTGCACGCCGCCGCGCTGCGTGACGCCGGGCGCCCGGCGTTGGTGGAGGCGTCGATGGCCAAGCTTTTTGCCTCGGAAATGGCCGAAAAGGTCTGCTCGGATGCCTTGCAGACCCTGGGCGGTTATGGCTATCTGAGCGACTTCCCGCTGGAGCGGATCTACCGTGACGTTCGGGTTTGCCAGATCTACGAAGGCACCAGCGACATTCAGCGCATGGTCATTGCGCGCAATCTTTGA
- a CDS encoding Na+/H+ antiporter subunit G — protein sequence MTETLVLPFWLELVTAALLLTGSLFALIGAIGLVRLKDYFQRMHPPALASTIGAWCVALASIIYFSWLKDAPVLHAWLIPILLSITVPVTTLLLARAALFRKRMSKEPVPEEVSSGSDRGN from the coding sequence ATGACTGAAACCCTGGTACTGCCGTTTTGGCTGGAACTGGTCACTGCCGCGCTGCTGCTGACCGGCAGCCTGTTCGCCCTGATCGGTGCGATAGGCCTGGTGCGCCTGAAAGACTACTTCCAACGCATGCACCCGCCCGCACTGGCCTCGACCATTGGCGCCTGGTGCGTGGCACTGGCCTCGATCATCTATTTCTCGTGGCTCAAGGACGCCCCGGTGCTGCATGCCTGGCTGATCCCGATACTGCTGTCGATCACCGTGCCGGTCACCACGCTACTGCTGGCGCGGGCGGCGCTGTTCCGCAAGCGCATGTCGAAAGAGCCGGTCCCTGAAGAGGTCAGCAGCGGCAGCGACCGAGGTAACTGA